TTCTGACTTACTGTGCAGTTCTCCTgtgtggcacacacacactgaaaaaCCAGCTCTTTTCTGACTATTATCTTCACCTTCAAGTCGCTTCCGTTACCTCTGCCCACACCTAACGTCAAGAACAGCCGTGTCATTTTTACTTCTCAAAAAATCTCCATGAATTATGTGGTTGCACCTGCTATGGAGTGAATCCGGATGCTCTTAATCCTGAGGCTCTTGGGAGGAGGAAGCTGTCTGTTGAATTTAGTCTTCATGATCTCGTAGTAGCCCACGTACCTGCTCTGTATGAAAAATAGAATTCAAACTAGAAATTCTTGAGCAAAGACAGTGGAGCAGTTTCCAACCTGAGAAGGAGTCTCCACTCCTTGAAACTTAGAGCTTCGACTTTTATCCGTCCTTCTCTCCCCAAAATACTCCAGACTGTCCTATTttggaaaaatataaaataaaagctaTCATTGGATGAAGACCCTTACCTGTTGTAAGACCGTCTCACCTGTGCACTTTCAAACTGGTCACTGTCAATAAGCCACGTGCACACCAGAGTACCAGTACGACCTAGCGGTACAGCCAAAATCAACACAcgtctagtaaaaaaaaatggttgccagtaaaaaaaaaaaaaaaaatgaatcaccACCTTTCCCGCCTTTGCAATGAATAGCGATGACGTTCTGGGGATCAGCTGACATCCACTCCCTCACACTAGCGGTGTACTTTAGCATGTCTCTGAAACACGTGTTCATTgtacatgaaaaataataaaataaataaattttaaaaaataaaataaaataaaagaatttttatttgaatttttcaCTGCTGAAaatttctaaataaataaatacaagctTAATTTGATGTCAAACTTGAGAAACTCACTCTAAAGAAGGGACATTGTGGTCGTCGATGAACACTCGTTCTACCCGATAATGGAAAAACTTGGGGTCGTAGCCTTTCTCACctgccaaaaacaaacaaaacttgtATTGACCTTATTATTAGAACCATTTGTTAAAAGTTGACTTACTGCAAAGGTTGTAAACTTTGTAATGGCCTTCGTGTTTTGTGTCGAGGAACCGAGCCACCTCCTGGAAGCAAACAGGACAGGACAATCAGTGTCAAAAAGTTAGTTTTTCGACTCTTTTGGTAAATAAAACGGCAATAATTGTTGATAATAATACCTTGATTGGGTTCCTGTAGAAGGACTGCTTCCCAGATGATGGGAAAGACATGGCGATAACGCGATCTGGACATAAAGgaatcaaaaatgaaaaaaaaaaacatcaacaggCTACCATCAAGCTATGCTATTTCTACCCGTGACATAAGTGAGATCCAAGTCAAAGCCGTCCTTCTGGTAGCGCCGTTTGTTCTCAGACACCTGAAAAGAATCAACAGAGGTTGATGActccttttaattttattcgagttttaattatatattatttcaTTACCATCCTCCTCGTGACCTTCTCCAGTTCTTTCTTCTGAGCTGCCAGCCTGAACAGCCTCACCAGGATGATAATTCTCAAGAATCGCAAAAAGGAAACCACCCTGTGGAGGAAAATTGGAgtgattaatatatttttttcccatattTAATTCTATTCtgtgatctaaaaaaaaaaaaaaaatattggtacTAATGAGTACCTGGGAATGAGACTGGTTCCAGAGAGGTCAGTGAAGGTGTAGCTCATGGTGACCACCAACGTGACCACCACAACACAGGCGTCAATGATGTTCAGCTTGGAAGCAAAGTAAACTTTGAAtcttaaaaaacacacacgatAATGTCGCAATTAAACgtccatttcaaaacaaaacatcctGGGAGTCCTTTCCCTGCAGGCCTTTTCATTTCCGGCCCAACTTCCTCCTTCATTGCTTCCTCtttaacaaccaatcacagcactGGAAATAGTTTACCCTTCCACGTAGACCCTGAGGAGAACATCAGCCAGGAAGAAGAAGGAGATGATAAGCGAGACGGTCTCCAGAGAATTTCCAACTTCTCTACTCCTGGCTGGGAGGGAAATGTCCACGATGACCAGCACAATGTCAACAAGGATCAGTACCACCCCAAAAACACTGAGTGGAGATAATATCAAACATTATCTTTCACGATAAGACGGTATTATTTTGGAAATTAAGATACTAACCGGAATCCAAAGGACATAACAAAGGGGGCAATTTTCTTCCGGATATTGCTGGAAAATaagataaaatatattttattgtcaTTTCAATGAGTGCTattcttgagattttttttttttttttaaatctaactAGCTAGCTCAAGCATGAGAGGGTCTCAAACCCAGaatctctgaactgtgaggcagacagtcTAATTAATAACGAGCatattttcccccaaaaaaatctattttaattaaatataatttacTCACTGGAACATAGTGTCTGGTTCC
The nucleotide sequence above comes from Syngnathus scovelli strain Florida chromosome 15, RoL_Ssco_1.2, whole genome shotgun sequence. Encoded proteins:
- the tpte gene encoding putative tyrosine-protein phosphatase TPTE isoform X1 — encoded protein: MNTVHFNPGSDSGLNGSVARMDDAKVEIDNGQDNVVEPDTMFHNIRKKIAPFVMSFGFRVFGVVLILVDIVLVIVDISLPARSREVGNSLETVSLIISFFFLADVLLRVYVEGFKVYFASKLNIIDACVVVVTLVVTMSYTFTDLSGTSLIPRVVSFLRFLRIIILVRLFRLAAQKKELEKVTRRMVSENKRRYQKDGFDLDLTYVTDRVIAMSFPSSGKQSFYRNPIKEVARFLDTKHEGHYKVYNLCSEKGYDPKFFHYRVERVFIDDHNVPSLEDMLKYTASVREWMSADPQNVIAIHCKGGKGRTGTLVCTWLIDSDQFESAQDSLEYFGERRTDKSRSSKFQGVETPSQSRYVGYYEIMKTKFNRQLPPPKSLRIKSIRIHSIAGVGRGNGSDLKVKIIVRKELVFQCVCATQENCTVFPDVGGNAAVISFQNGPEVQGDVKVMFESSAGIPKGYEDVPFYFWFNTSFISDNKLFLPREELDNPHKPKMWDLYKEDFGITMSFLDI
- the tpte gene encoding putative tyrosine-protein phosphatase TPTE isoform X2 is translated as MDDAKVEIDNGQDNVVEPDTMFHNIRKKIAPFVMSFGFRVFGVVLILVDIVLVIVDISLPARSREVGNSLETVSLIISFFFLADVLLRVYVEGFKVYFASKLNIIDACVVVVTLVVTMSYTFTDLSGTSLIPRVVSFLRFLRIIILVRLFRLAAQKKELEKVTRRMVSENKRRYQKDGFDLDLTYVTDRVIAMSFPSSGKQSFYRNPIKEVARFLDTKHEGHYKVYNLCSEKGYDPKFFHYRVERVFIDDHNVPSLEDMLKYTASVREWMSADPQNVIAIHCKGGKGRTGTLVCTWLIDSDQFESAQDSLEYFGERRTDKSRSSKFQGVETPSQSRYVGYYEIMKTKFNRQLPPPKSLRIKSIRIHSIAGVGRGNGSDLKVKIIVRKELVFQCVCATQENCTVFPDVGGNAAVISFQNGPEVQGDVKVMFESSAGIPKGYEDVPFYFWFNTSFISDNKLFLPREELDNPHKPKMWDLYKEDFGITMSFLDI